TGCTCGTGCTGCTCGTGGCGAATGTCGTTGCCGCTCCATTCCACGACGCCTTGAGCGAGGAGGTCGAGCGGATTCGTACCGGCAGGGGTGCTCAGGGTTTTTCCGTGCGTGCTCTCGTTGGCGATCTGGCACGCACGGTGGCGCTCGAGGCCACGAAGCTGTCGGCTTACCTGGCGATCATGCTTCCGCTGCTGTTGGTTTCGTGGCTTGTCCCCGGGATCGGGAGCCTCGTCTACTCGCTCGCCGCCTTTCTGTTTACTGCCTACTACTTCGCGCTCGACTACATGGACTGGGCGGCTTCCCGTCACGGCCTGAGCGTCCGCGAACGCATCGGACTCGTGCGCCAGCACGCTGCGGCAGCCCTTGGTTTCGGCACCGGCGTGTGGGTGATTCTGTTTGTACCGATACTCAACCTGCTGTTCATGCCGGCTGCCGTGGCCGGCGGCACGCTGCTCTTCCTCGAGCTGTCCGGCAGCCAGCGGCACGGCAATCACCGGACGGCGACCCAAAGCCGCGGGCCCTAAGGAGGCGCGACACAATGAGACTTGTCGCGCCTCCTAAGGTGAATACCGCCGTCCCCAGAGCGGGGGCTTTAGGGGGGCCGTGTCGACCGTTTCGTACTATACCACTACATCGCAGGCCACGGTCGCCTCCTGCGGCTCGGTGGCCGATGGCAGGGAGCAGCCACAGACCGGAGGATGCAAATGAGACGTTTCTGGCTCGCACTCACCCTGGGTGCTTTCGTTGTCAGTGCCGTGGCGCCGGCTGTGTACGCCGAGCGAAGCAAGTCCAAGCATCACAAAGTACGCAAGCGCAAGGGCCGAACCGCAAGAGGGTCGAAGGAAGCGCTGAGCCAGGCGGTGACCAAGGCGATGGGGGACCTGCGCTGGGGCATGACTCGCAAACAAGCACTCGCGTGGGCTCACGAGAAGGTCGAGGACCGCTACCGCGCCAGATTGGCCAAGGCGCACGACTCGCTCGAGGACGACAGCCTGCGCATTGAAATGCAGGAAGCACTGCGGCGCATCCGTGAGAGCCAGGTAGACTTCACGGGACGACCTACCGGATGGGACGTGAGCTTCTTGAAGGGCGAGTACACCCACCGCAACGGCGAGTCGATGTTTGTCGTCAAGGACCACAATTCTCAGAACTTCTACTTCTTCATGAAGGGGCGCCTGTGGAAATGGTACAAGGCGCTGGACGAAAAGGCCTTTGCGGGACGGGACTTCAACGCGTTTTCCAAGTTCCTGCAAGCTAGATTCGGCAAGGCCAAGACGAAGAGGGGCGAGCTCGCGCCAGGAATGGGTAAGCGGCGCTGGCTGGAGTGGCATGATAGGACCACGCGTATGAGGGCGGTGGACCAAACCAAGTTCTATGGCTTCCATTGCCTCGTGTTCGAGGAGCGCGCCACGCTGGCACGACTCGGCGACCTACGCAGGCACAAGACAGACGCTCGGCCCGACACGCATGCCGTAGTCGATTCCGTGACGGCCGGGCTCGAGGACGACGCGGATCAGGCTCCGAACATCGTCGACAGGATTACGGGGCAACGGCACAAGGAGATTCGCACCACGGGGGGATACGCGGCTTCCGCAGGCCACCTGCGCAACAAGCGTAGGGCTGCGTTCGCGCGCCGCGCCAAGCGTGCCCCTTCCGACGAGCCGCAGCCAGGCACCGAGCGGGGCGCCGGGCAACAGGCGCCTGCACGACCACAAGACGATGATCCGCTGACAGGACTGGGGCCTTAGAAGGTCCACTGCTCTTTGAGCGCAGCGACCTTGCCAAGTTCCGTGAGCAACCGACCTTGGATCTCGATCGTCTCTTGCATCAGCCCTGCCAGTTCGGATACCTCGGCTCTATATCGGGCGAACGCGTCGGCGGAGGCTCCGAGGATTCCCATGCTGCGCGCTTTGTCCAACAGGATGACGTATTTATCGGGCTTCTCTGGAAAATCCAAGTGTCCCAGGAAGGGATAGCGATCCACGGTGCGTCCGCCCAGGCGTGACGAGACCTTGACCGCGGGCGGCCCTTGGTCCTTTTTCTTCGCAGCACCTGTCTTGCCGGTGACGGGCGGAATGCTCACGTAGACGAGCCCTCCAACATAGGTATCGCCCGCCCTGGTGGTGACCACGCCGTACTGTTGTCGCGCCAACGCGTCGATGGACTTGGCAGCCTTGTCGAGCACCTCTCGGCGATTCTGCGTCAGCGTGGAGGCCGACAACCGCTCGAATCTCTCCCACAGCACCTGGACATTGTTGTGGTACTGGAACAAGTCATCCACGGTGGCGGGCCGGAAGGCCTTGTACCAGCGTCGCGAGAATGCTCCGGCATCGAACGGCTTCTTTAGGGCCCGCAGAGCCTCGATGGCTTCGTATGCGACCGCGGCTTCGTTGGTCGGTCCCGGCGTGGAACGCTTCAATGCGGCCTTGAGCTGTTTGTCGGCCTTCTCAGCGGTTACCGCGCTCTCGCGAACAACGTTGTAGATCTCCTTGCCGTCGTGAATCACGTTGTTGTACTGGCGCCGTCGATCGAGCGTAGAGCCCACCGCGAAGCCAAGCAGCAGACCAACGGTCACTGTGACCGCGGCAAGTACGAGGTACTTTGCCGCTCCTCCGCGGCCGATCTCGGAGCCCTTGACCGCTGAGTCATCGATGACCAGCCTGACCTGCTTGGCCTCGGGGGGAGGCATGCTACCCGGACCACCGAACGGCGATGCAGGTCTCGGCTGGCGCGCTGCGCCCGGCGGGGCGCCGGAGGGCCGCCCGGCGGGTGGTGGCTGTCTCCCGAAAGCGGGAGGAGGTACCGACGCGCCGGGTCGGGGGGCCACCTGCGGCACCGAGACGCGTCCCGCCTGCGGGCCCGACGGTCGTCCTCGGGGGACTGCCGGCGGTACCGAATGGGTGGGTGGCCGTCCGACCGTCGGCGGCGGGACCGATCTGCCGCCCGGAGGTGCCGCGCTCGGACGCGCCGCCGGTGGAATCGATCCCGGACCGGGCCCTGTACCCGGCGGAAACGAGCGTCGAGCGCCGGGCGCGCCCGGCAATCCCGCCGGAGCCTGTCCCGGGGTTATGGTTCGTCCCAGCCGGGCCTTTAGGCTCTTGATATCACGAGGCTTTTTTGTGGCATCAGACATACGTCCCTTTGCTTGCTGGGTGCCGAAATAGAGGTCCGCGCCGCGATGCCGCCACCGTGCGCAGCCGTGCTCGGGAACTGCAACGACAAGGCTGCCTTGGTTTCGATCCCGAGATGACGGCGACACCTAGGGGGAGCGAAAGCAGTGCTTGTGTGGCACGTGAGGCCCTCAGAGAAGGCACCGTAGCCGGGCCGCTTCGAGCCTGTCAAGCTGGGGTTCGCGTCCCTAGAGCCGACCCAGCAGCCGCAGGTGCCAGAAGCCTCCGTTGAAACCCGTGGGCGCGTTTTCGGGATAGCGTGCCCCGATGTCGGCCATTCCTGGGTTCTCGTCGGGGAACGTATTGAAGATGTTCTGCACGCCGGCCACCAGCGTGAAGTGATCCAGGAAGCGGACGGCAGCTTCCAAGTCGACGAGATGCTTCGAGCCGAATACGTGGTCTCCGTTGTTTTCAGGAAACTTGAAGCTCCCGAAGAAGCTCAGGCGCGCAAGCAGGCGGAAGCGGCCGTAGACATGGTTGGCAGTCAACACATAGCGATGCTTCGGCAGGGCGTTTTCGAGCTCGTTGATGCGTTGCTCCCCAATGATGCCCGGAATCGACTGTCCCACCACCTTGGTTCGATTCCAGTTATAGGCCGCAACGAGGTCCGTGTTGCCGACATCCATGCCGGCCCAGTCGACCTTGAAGGTGCCGACGACATCCAGCCCCTGGGTGTTCGTGTCAAAGGCGTTCGTGTAGAAGCGAAACCCTGCCAGTGCGGCGGCCCCCGTAATGCCGCTGGCCTGCAGAGCGAGCGCCTGTTCGGGAGTGAGCGTCTTGTCTCCCGAGAGCGAAATGCGGTCCCGCACGTCGATGTTGTAGTAGTCGAGGCTCAGGGTCAGGTCGCTCGACCACAGATCGCCGGCATCCAGCACGACGCCCCCGCCGAAGTTGAGCGATCGCTCCGGCTGCAAGGCTTGCCCTCCAACGGCAACGGCGATCGGGTTGGTGGGCGGAATCGTCCCGCGGTTGACTAGCTGGCCCGTGGGGCTCGCCACGGTTCCGATGTTGCTCACGTTGGCTTGACCGGGTGTGGGCGCGCGAAAACCGCTGCCGATCGATGCCCGCAGCGAGACCTGGTCGAAAAGCGTATATCGGGTCGATGATTTCACGGTTGCTGTCGAGCCAAGACTGTCGAAGTGCTCGACACGGCCCGCGAGGGCCATCCGCCAGTGAGGTAGCGGATCCAGCTCCAGGTCCAGATAGCCGGCCACGTTCCGGCGGTTGAACGTGTCGGCCTGGCTTGGGTTGAATCCCTGAAAGCCGTTGGAGCCGACATCGAAACCTTGCGAGAAGAACGGGCCCGTTTCCCACGAAGCCCGATCTCCCGCCGTGACGCTGAACTGCTCGTTACGATACTCCAGCCCAGCGGCCAGGTTCAGCTCCGTGGAAAGGGGCGCGATAGGCAGCGGATAGGCCAGGTCCAGGTTCAGTGTCTGGTCGATCTCACGGTAGCTGCCGGGCCAGAACTCGGTGGGGGAACCGGGTCCTAGCGACGGATTGACCGTGTCCTTGATCAAGAACCTGACACCGTTGCCGCCGATCGTGGCGCTCAGATCCCAACGCAGGCGCCCAAACTGCCCCCGAACGCCCGTCGCTGCGCTCCAGTCCGTGACCGTGCCTCCGAATTTGGGGGTGAAGCCGCCTGGAAACTGCGCATTGAAAACAAAACAGTTGGGATCGGACATAACGTGCTGCAGACCCATCGGGTCACCGGGCGCAAAGCGGGGACAAGGCACGAGGTCGTTGGGGTTGAGATCGGCGACCAGATGGACAGGCGTGGTGACCGGCATTCCGGTGCTTGGATCGAGCACCGGAGCGCCGGTGCGCGGGTCGAGCAGCGGTGCATCCGTGACGAATACCCCCTTGCGTCCGGCGGTGGTCTGCATCTTTGTGGCTGGGTCCAGGTAGCTGAGCCCGGGGTTGCGAAAATAGAACCCCCCGAGAGCGCTGCGGCGGGCGAAGCTGCCGAACAGATAGGCCTCGCTCGAGGCTCCGAGCTCCAGCCCGGCGTTTGCGAACAGCTTGAGGTTATTGCTGATCCTGGGGGCACCCCAGATTTGCGCGGGCTCGGCCACGTTGGGGTTACCGGCTGCGATCAGCGCTCTCGCGTCCGCACGTTGGACGCTGCGGCTCGTGGCACCCGAGCTACCGAGCTCGATGCTGAGGTTGGCAAAGCCC
This genomic window from Pseudomonadota bacterium contains:
- a CDS encoding EI24 domain-containing protein produces the protein MRTGDVGYWRGLSYPFRGARFVFVSHPGLARFWLPPIILTLLALLAAAIWAVGIRKRALALLWSVPEAHDWLGRMLGWLHGAAEILVGLLAFLVGAVLVLLVANVVAAPFHDALSEEVERIRTGRGAQGFSVRALVGDLARTVALEATKLSAYLAIMLPLLLVSWLVPGIGSLVYSLAAFLFTAYYFALDYMDWAASRHGLSVRERIGLVRQHAAAALGFGTGVWVILFVPILNLLFMPAAVAGGTLLFLELSGSQRHGNHRTATQSRGP
- a CDS encoding TonB-dependent receptor gives rise to the protein MRIQPDNFGLLGAAGVLLALALPLSAAGQPAPPAHGPHPNHPRAAPTPTPTQEVQPGPQQPEHEPEHAAPAPARGSQPAPEQPEHVAPAEVRLPAVPPGGPASERPISDEPSDQPDRQVEVIHVGSRRVTRSKVGSPTPVDVIDAGEFTNQPSTDMASMLKSLVPSYNVTQQPIRDAATLVRPANLRGLPPDNTVVLVNGKRRHRGAVIVFLGGGIADGSQGVDLASIPAIALKRVEVLRDGAAAQYGADAIAGVMNFVLKDSPEEATLELRAGGYYAGDGNSLTLAGNVGVPLTDAGFANLSIELGSSGATSRSVQRADARALIAAGNPNVAEPAQIWGAPRISNNLKLFANAGLELGASSEAYLFGSFARRSALGGFYFRNPGLSYLDPATKMQTTAGRKGVFVTDAPLLDPRTGAPVLDPSTGMPVTTPVHLVADLNPNDLVPCPRFAPGDPMGLQHVMSDPNCFVFNAQFPGGFTPKFGGTVTDWSAATGVRGQFGRLRWDLSATIGGNGVRFLIKDTVNPSLGPGSPTEFWPGSYREIDQTLNLDLAYPLPIAPLSTELNLAAGLEYRNEQFSVTAGDRASWETGPFFSQGFDVGSNGFQGFNPSQADTFNRRNVAGYLDLELDPLPHWRMALAGRVEHFDSLGSTATVKSSTRYTLFDQVSLRASIGSGFRAPTPGQANVSNIGTVASPTGQLVNRGTIPPTNPIAVAVGGQALQPERSLNFGGGVVLDAGDLWSSDLTLSLDYYNIDVRDRISLSGDKTLTPEQALALQASGITGAAALAGFRFYTNAFDTNTQGLDVVGTFKVDWAGMDVGNTDLVAAYNWNRTKVVGQSIPGIIGEQRINELENALPKHRYVLTANHVYGRFRLLARLSFFGSFKFPENNGDHVFGSKHLVDLEAAVRFLDHFTLVAGVQNIFNTFPDENPGMADIGARYPENAPTGFNGGFWHLRLLGRL